In Candidatus Melainabacteria bacterium, the genomic stretch TCGGCCTGTCGCGACGACCAGGTCTTTGTTTTTGGCCATCCATTCGACTGTTTCTTTTGGAAGACGAATGTTGGCTCTGGCATAAAATTCGCTCAGCTGCTCGACTTTGAGAATTTTTCCGCTGCCTGCTGCAGCGCCTTCTGCGACTTTGCCGTGCGTTTCCACTACACGCAGGAGCGCACCTTCCTCGGTGGCACCACGGAAGAGGAATCTGTTGACTGCGCCGCGAGTAGCATAGATGCCGCCTATCCCCGCAACACCTGCGGTGGCGTGAATGAGACTCGTACTGAAGTCTTCAGTTTCGCCAGTGGCCTGGTGATGCAATAGCGCACGGGTGCCGACTGCACTGCCAAAGGCAGTGGTGCCGATGGCGACTTTGCCACCCAGTGAAAGTGTTCTTTGTGTTGCTAGAGCGGCTCCTTCCGCCGTTATTGCCGCCTTTTCAGCTGTCAGGGCAAATTTGAAGATAGGTCTTCTCAAGGCCAGTGATGCTAGATAAGATGCGACGGTCACGGCCACAACACCGGCGGTGGCATCAATTATGCCGTTAGACCAGTATGTGTCCCATTGTTTCTTATCTTCCTTCAATTTCTCCGAGGCGAATTGAGAGAAGTCTTTCGCCATGGATAGCAATTGCGGGTCTGCTTTTGGATTTTTGGTCAAGTCGATATTGTAGAGGCGCAACTCAGCAGCCCGGGTGTCGTTGATCATCATGATCGCTTGATCTGGCTTGAAGATTCCCGGTGTTTCCGGATCGCGTCCGCTCATGTAAAAGCATGCAGCAGTCTTGCGACTGGAAATCGGCATGTAGAGCAAACCATCATCTTTTGAACTTGTCGAACCGGCGATTTGTTCAAACATGACACCGAGATCTGCTTGATTCATGCGCTTGATGTTCGGGTTGCGCATGTCAACGGAGAGCTGTTCGAGTTCATCGCGGAAAAGCTGCAGCGGCAATTGATCGGACAGCTTGATGCGCTCGAGATACATCTTTTGAGCAGAATCGAACTGTTTGTATTCCGTCAGCAATTGTGCATATTGCGCGCGCAGTTGGATGCCAATCGTCGCTCTGGCAAAGGTGTTGTTCAGAAGAGCGTGTATCTCTTCTCTTTCAGGCACGGTCAGGGCCTGACCGTTGTCTTTCTTGCCTGATTTCAACCACGAGACTAGCTTCGTTGCATCAGCCGTGTCTTTCTCGGTGTAGAGCGAATCGGCTATTCTAATGCCGTCTTCGAACTGTTTCTTTGTTGCAGCTGTCATGCCCTCTGTGCGCAACATTTGCTTGGCTTGATTGATAACCTGTTCCGGCCTGTAGCCCTGATTCTCATCACTGACACCAGCAATGGTTTCTCTGTTTGTTTTCGAGGTTTCACGCGGAGGGTCACTGCGCAGGAGTAGAGCGTCCGCAGCGATCGGCAATTGATTTGCGTTGAAGCCAATTTTTTGCGCCAGAGCTTCTACTTCTTTGTTGCTAAAAAACGCCTTTTGATAGGTCGCTGGAATGGCGGCCATCCCCTCGACAAATTTTGTCGCGGCAGTGCTCATGTCGCCTGCTTGTTCTGCGCACAGTGCAGTGAAGAAGCGCGACATGAATCTGCCTTTGGTGGCAGCGACCATCTCTTGCTCGTCCTTCAAGGTCTGGTTGAATTTGACCAGAAACTCCTTGCTGGTCAAACTTTCAAATTGGTCGTTGAGTGAGACAAATCTCGGTGCAGTTTGAGTGAGATATTGGCGCAGAGCTGCGCGCTCGGAGTCTGGCAACGCAGGGTCCTGGAATTTTCTCGCCGCCTCCAGAACGGGCGCCGTCATCTTCTCCTTCTCTTCGATTATTGCTCGTCCGAATTCCTGTGCTTTGGCTATTTTTTCTGGAGTCAATTGTGCGTTCAATTCCGCCGAGAGTTTTTCCAGCGCCGGAATTTTTTTCATTGTGGTTTCGAATTCGGCATCTGCTTTTGAAATAGCCTTTTCGAAATCTGGCTTCATTTGACTGAATACGGTGGACGGATTACCACCACGCGCAATTGCTTCTTTAAACTTATCCAGCTGGAAGAAAATTTGTTCTTCGGCACTTCCGTTTGGATTGAGAACCGGTTGTTTAGTATCTTTCAGTGGATGTACTGTGTCGGTCGGCGTTGATGCGGTGAGGCCAAAACGCTCTGCGGTTTTTTGCCAGTAAGCATTTTGGGCCGCGTCACGACTGTTGTTCAGAGCCATTGCCTCTGCCATCATCGTTTTTGCTTCTTCAATTCTTCCAGCTTTCTCCAGAGCCAGAGCAAAGGTAAATCTGGTCACGGCGGCTTGATTGAATTCTGCCTGGTTGTCTTTATTCTGGAATTGCTTTTCAATTGCAGTTTGCAGTTGCGCGTTGTTGAAAATAAGCTGCAGTAATTGCGGTCCCATAATTTGATCGCGCTGTTGCAAAAGCTGTTTGAATTCAGGATTCAAAGCAATAAGTTGGGCCTGAGCATTAGCGCGTTCCTGCGCAGTGCCGACTCGGTCAATCTGGCTAAACAATTGTGCTGCGGCCATCTGTTGCTCTTTTGGCATGCGTTCCATGAGTGCCACAGCAGATTGGTCAAGCGCCGCGATCGCGTTTACGATTTGTGGGTTGGCAGTGGCGAATGTAGCGATTGCCTTCAGGGCTTCGTGTTGTTTCTGAATGTACGGTTGGATGCGTGGAGACATGCCAGAGTCAGCGTTGTCGATAGTCTGCAGGAATTGTTGGAAAACCTCGGGACTCATAGCCTTGGCGTTTACAACTTTGGCGAAGAGCAGAGCTGCCACTTCGATAGGCGTGTGATTTTGTGCGTCCAGCTTCGAGAATCTACCCGCCGTCATGTCACCAGGAGTGGTGGCGATGGGGGCCTCATAGGTGGGTCCGCCGGGTTGGCGCTGCAGGGGCTGTACGTCGTATGGCGCCGCATAGGTCGGTTGTTGAGGAGCCGGCTGTCCGGGACGTGGCGGTACAAATTGTTGCTGAGGAGCAAATGTCTGTGGTTGCTGAGGAGCAAACGTCTGTGGTTGCTGAGGAGCAAATGTCTGTGGTTGCTGAGGAGCAAACGTCTGTGGGGCAAGGCCAGGCTGTGCCGGTTTAGCTGGCTGACCGGGTTTATAGAGAGCAAGTTGCATGTCCTCCGGTATCGTAGGTTGCGGAAAACCTGACGGAAGCTCGTCACTTGGCTTTGCCGTGCGTACACGCTTTGAATTTTCCCCGTCTTCGAAGGCTTCCTTTAAGTGCCTTTTGAAATTTAGATCCGAATTCATTTCAGGATCAAGTTCTTGTGCACGGACGAGCAATTTTGCACCGTTGAATTGATCGCCGTGTCGAATCAGTACCAGTGCATAGTTAGCCAGGCTAAAGCCGCGGCTTCGCTCCAGGACGTGCAAGTCGGCATCTCGCTGAAGCAGTTCTTTACGTTCTTGAGGAGAAAGATCTGCATCCTTCAATGCTTCTTTAATGTTGCGTCTTTCACGAGCGACTGCTACTTGATCTACCGTCTCGGCACTGCGAATGGCAGTTGAATAGGCGCGTGTCGCGGCTGCCATGTCACCGCCGGCAACGTAGTTGCTCGCTTTCTCCAAATTGCTGATTATGTCGTCGAGCTTTTTCATCAGCTCTGGCGTCGACATTGCCTTCCGGTCTTGCGGCGTGAAGACTTCACTGCGCAGCCGGTCTTCAGGATCCGACTGTATATCGGCAGCGACCGGCTGAGTAGTTGTGCGTTCGGTTAAGCTGACTCGGCTTGGATTGCCCATTAGAATCGTCCTCTTTTGTTGATTAGTTGTTTTGCCAAATTGACGAGGCGTGATCAATTTGGTGATCTACAGCGTGACGGAAGTCTGCGTACGTCAGGCTTCGTTCGCTCAGAGCGAGCCGGGTTCTATGCAAATCGCAGTGCTCGAAAGCTGATGCTGAGGGTGATTCGAGTTGTGCTACGAATTTGCCGAAGTCGCGAATTGATTTGTGATCAGGCCGATTTTCTACCTCCGGCAGTTGAATTCTGCTGCTCTGTGCAGCATCAGTTTGATTGGGAGCGAAATTATGCAATGTGTCATTTTGTTGTTGCCCGTGAGCTGAAGGCGCGATGCAAGTTGCCATAGCCGAGATCAAGTTTGTTGCCTGGAATTGAAAATAGGATGACACTTAATTTCTCCTGCTCAATGCACCACTGTAGTGCTGCGCAAGAATGCTCTTGAGCAGCCGTCTCAGACGTTTGGTCGTAGTTTTTTTTTCTGCTGAACTTTTGGTTCGTGTGTTGATACTAGATTTGAATTGTTGCCGAAAAATGTCTGGTCATCTTCTGGCTTAACACTCTGCATTTTTTATACAACTAAAGGGTATAGTAATAAAGCTGTTTTTTAGTCGTAACAGAGACGGCCTGCCGATCCGCATTTGTTTGTGTGCCATACGAGAAGGAGAAGTGCCCTCCAGGCACTTCTCCTTCTCGCAAGGTGTCAGCTCAGCTGGTCGGGAACGAGGTCCTCACCTGCTGGTCCTGCCGGTGCGCCTTGCTGAAGTGAGCCCTCCAGCGCTTCCACTGCAAGCCCGGTCGGTACAGCCCGAGCTGCCAGCGCTCGCGGAAGCTGAAGACGATCGACAGCTCGCGCCAGGCGCAGGCCGGGTCGTCGCTCGTGTGCACGGCGTTGTCCCTGATCGTCACCCCGAGCGCGTGTTGAATCGTGCCGGGCTTAGCCTTGGCAGGGTCGGCGTAACCCGCCATCGAGGTGATCAGGGCGCAGCCGTCCTCGCGAACGAGAATCAGCGCCTGCACCGGGCCCGAGACCATGAACTCGACGATCAGGTCGAACCATTCCTGGTCGCGCCACATGTGGTAGTGCTCTTTCACCTGCTCCCTGGTCAGCTGCACTCGCTTGCTCGCCACGAAGCTGAAGCCCGCCTCGTGGTAGAACTTCACCACATCTGCGATCTGTCCACGGCGAACCGCTCCCGGCTTGACGTACGAGAACGCCAGCTCTTTCATCGTGTTTCCTCTTCTCTTTCGTCTTCTCTTGTCTGTCTTGACCTGGTTACGCGCTGCGCCGCCACCAGGCTCTCATGCCCAGTGTGTAACGCTCGCGGATCTGAAAGAAACGCCGCAGCTCGATTTCGCCTTCTCCCGGCGATGACGTGTGCACTGCGTTGTCGGTGATGCTGACGCCGTAGAGTCGCCTCCAGGTGCCGGGCTCAGCCTCGATGGGCACGGTTGTTCCGGCCAGCTCCTCGAGCCTCTGCGCGTCGCCCAGGGCGGCGATCGCAACCGATGGTCCCGAGGTCATGTGGTCCAGCAATCCGTCGAACCACGCTTCTCGTTGCCACCGCCAGTAGTGCGAGGTGACCTGGCGGCGCGTCAGAGTGAGGTGCTTGAGAGCCAGCAGCTGGAAGCCTTCTTGTTCGAGGCGGCTGATGATATCGCCAACGTGCCCGCGCCTGACGCCGCCGGGTTTGACGATGATGAAGCAGTATTCGTTCATTTGATGGTCATCTTTTCTCTCGTCTCCTTGCTGCACATTAGTCCAGGAAGTATTCACACTGCGTTCATGCCGTTTCTTGGCATAATCGTTCAATGTCACTTCCAAGACAAACCGCTGCGTGGGTTTACTGCATAGGCAGTTCTATCGAGTCGCAGGTCGCGGTCAGAACCGGGTCGCCCAATCCCAGCTGCCTGGCATGTTCCGACAGCCACCTGGGTTCGTCGCAGTCGACGCCCGGCGGCTTGATCACGGTGCCTGCGCTTGGCATGGTCAGCCACCTGCGGTAGCAGTCGAGAGCCTTCCGTGCGATTACTGCCGCATCGAAGTGCTGCCTGATCGCATCACGACCAGCCTGGCCCAGCTGCGTCAGATGCTCCTGGTTCGACAGCAAGCGCAGCACTTCGTCTGCCCAGGTGTCGAGGTTGTCATTGACCACCACTCCGGGAGCGCCTTCGATGTAACCGTTGGTGGCTTCCGTGGTGGCAAGCACCGGCAGTCCGGCGGCCTGGTAATCGAGCAGCTTCTTCTTCTGTCCACTGCCCACGAGAAGCGGTGCCACAGCCAGTGCGATGTTGGCCGTCACAGTGTTGAGGTCGCGCACCAGTCCGGTGAATTCGACACCCTCTGCCTGACAGTTGATCAGCTCGTCTGGCCCTCGTCCGACGATGAGCGCCGAGATCTCGTGCCCACGTCGTCGCAGGTCGCCGATCAGCTCGACCAGGAACCAGGCCGCCTGAGTGTTCGGGTGGTAGAAGAGATTTCCGATCATGAGCAGTTGCTTCGACTCGGGGCGAGCCCCCCAGGCGTTGCGTTCGGCGAAATTGATTCCGATTGGAGCGATCAACAGCCGCTTCTCGTCCACTCCGTAACGCCGCATCGTCTGCGCCTCGCGCTCGGTGAGCACGGTGACGAAATCAGCGCTGAGGGCGGCACTGCGTTGCCAGTCCGCCTGTGTGGAGACGATGTCGTCGTCATGACCGGCGTCTCTTGCCAGTTGCGCTTCATCGTCGTGTGCCTCGTAGATGAGGCGGGCGCCTGCTTGCTCTGCCCAGTGCCTGCCG encodes the following:
- a CDS encoding nucleoside-diphosphate kinase, which translates into the protein MKELAFSYVKPGAVRRGQIADVVKFYHEAGFSFVASKRVQLTREQVKEHYHMWRDQEWFDLIVEFMVSGPVQALILVREDGCALITSMAGYADPAKAKPGTIQHALGVTIRDNAVHTSDDPACAWRELSIVFSFRERWQLGLYRPGLQWKRWRAHFSKAHRQDQQVRTSFPTS
- a CDS encoding nucleoside-diphosphate kinase (catalyzes the formation of nucleoside triphosphate from ATP and nucleoside diphosphate), translating into MNDYAKKRHERSVNTSWTNVQQGDERKDDHQMNEYCFIIVKPGGVRRGHVGDIISRLEQEGFQLLALKHLTLTRRQVTSHYWRWQREAWFDGLLDHMTSGPSVAIAALGDAQRLEELAGTTVPIEAEPGTWRRLYGVSITDNAVHTSSPGEGEIELRRFFQIRERYTLGMRAWWRRSA
- a CDS encoding glycosyltransferase; translation: MVTLAESLRAAGANVSFVLGDRGMTVSAAKQWHFEGVLVNPDLLYGPAQNLVPALRKLNPDLIIIADPQVVALNGRHWAEQAGARLIYEAHDDEAQLARDAGHDDDIVSTQADWQRSAALSADFVTVLTEREAQTMRRYGVDEKRLLIAPIGINFAERNAWGARPESKQLLMIGNLFYHPNTQAAWFLVELIGDLRRRGHEISALIVGRGPDELINCQAEGVEFTGLVRDLNTVTANIALAVAPLLVGSGQKKKLLDYQAAGLPVLATTEATNGYIEGAPGVVVNDNLDTWADEVLRLLSNQEHLTQLGQAGRDAIRQHFDAAVIARKALDCYRRWLTMPSAGTVIKPPGVDCDEPRWLSEHARQLGLGDPVLTATCDSIELPMQ